A single region of the Opitutus sp. genome encodes:
- a CDS encoding 16S rRNA (uracil(1498)-N(3))-methyltransferase gives MNLVLFEAAELAAPLPRTDPRAKHILDVLRRREGDSVDVGLVNGPCGKATLAELRSDALTFTFNWGPPPAPLPATVLLIGLPRPQTARDILRDATTLGATALHFIATERADPNYASSTLWTSGEWRRHCLAGAAQAFDTRIPTVTWTHTLASALAALEPATRIALDNYEASSPLIKCHLLGDTPLPLGPNPSECHLIGDTRAVASGVPQALAFGPERGFGPADRAALRAAGFTLAHLGTRVLRVETAVVAALAITRLH, from the coding sequence GTGAACCTCGTTCTTTTCGAAGCCGCCGAACTCGCCGCTCCCCTGCCCCGCACCGATCCACGGGCCAAACACATCCTCGACGTCCTGCGCCGCCGCGAAGGCGACAGTGTTGATGTCGGCCTGGTCAACGGTCCCTGCGGCAAGGCCACTTTGGCCGAGCTGCGCAGCGACGCGCTCACGTTCACGTTTAACTGGGGCCCGCCCCCCGCGCCGCTGCCGGCGACGGTGCTGCTGATCGGCCTGCCGCGCCCGCAAACCGCCCGGGACATCCTGCGCGACGCCACCACCCTGGGGGCGACCGCCCTGCATTTTATCGCCACGGAGCGCGCCGACCCCAATTACGCGAGCAGCACGCTGTGGACGAGTGGCGAATGGCGCCGCCACTGCCTGGCCGGCGCGGCCCAAGCCTTCGACACCCGCATCCCCACGGTAACCTGGACCCACACCCTGGCCTCGGCCCTGGCCGCCCTTGAACCGGCCACCCGCATCGCCCTCGACAACTACGAAGCCTCCAGCCCCCTGATAAAGTGTCACCTATTAGGTGACACTCCCCTGCCCTTGGGGCCAAACCCCAGCGAGTGTCACCTAATAGGTGACACTCGCGCCGTCGCCTCCGGTGTGCCGCAGGCACTGGCATTTGGGCCGGAACGCGGGTTTGGGCCGGCAGACCGCGCGGCGCTGCGTGCCGCGGGGTTTACCCTGGCCCACCTCGGCACCCGCGTGCTGCGGGTCGAGACGGCGGTCGTCGCCGCCTTGGCCATTACGCGGCTGCACTAA
- a CDS encoding glycosyltransferase family 39 protein — protein MKGSINKNELWVPALLVLLAAAVRLLLFSGVYGHDDWAYLFYIRSYTNGQTHEILHSLWGLRFLIWFPVAVLFKVFGVSFSAAFAPGFILGLTAVPLTYFILRQLRMGIGIAILGCLILILSPIDWQVSTTIRGDIEMSFYSGALLLALLGLRRAVGRNKYYWGLLAGVIWGFSVLSKEWGYVMAWGIFFVAAVDFIKTRRFPWEYTGVAAGFPLILFLDAALLK, from the coding sequence ATGAAGGGCTCTATTAATAAAAACGAACTTTGGGTGCCGGCCTTACTGGTGCTGTTGGCTGCTGCTGTTCGGCTCCTGCTTTTTTCAGGTGTTTATGGCCATGACGATTGGGCCTACCTTTTTTATATTCGAAGCTACACCAACGGCCAAACCCACGAGATTCTTCATTCGCTCTGGGGGCTTCGGTTTCTGATTTGGTTTCCCGTGGCGGTGCTGTTTAAGGTTTTCGGGGTTTCATTTTCGGCGGCGTTTGCTCCTGGCTTTATTTTGGGGCTCACCGCAGTCCCCCTGACTTATTTTATTCTGCGTCAGCTGCGTATGGGGATAGGTATCGCGATCCTGGGTTGCCTCATTTTGATTTTGAGCCCGATCGACTGGCAGGTTTCGACGACAATCCGGGGCGATATTGAAATGTCGTTTTACAGTGGCGCTTTGCTGCTGGCGTTGCTTGGCCTGCGCCGGGCCGTGGGGCGCAATAAATACTACTGGGGCTTGCTGGCGGGTGTCATTTGGGGCTTTTCCGTTTTAAGCAAGGAATGGGGCTATGTCATGGCTTGGGGCATATTCTTCGTCGCCGCGGTTGATTTCATTAAAACACGCCGCTTTCCGTGGGAGTATACGGGGGTTGCGGCTGGCTTCCCGCTGATTCTATTTTTGGATGCGGCTCTTTTAAAGTAG
- a CDS encoding transposase, whose amino-acid sequence MPPFLPPEKAHPEGESENPDHKATPSDAAEVLIVDTPGGRFRAQFAPELPVSPLGALVFFTQYLCATGGFEALVADTPLCYSSNRAHRPRDVIGTLLLGMLSGHYRYAHLAALRGDDIAPSLLGLKSIVSEDCVRRALARIGAEQGQDWLRRHLDQTCHGFLDNQWILDIDVTIKPIYGRQEGASIGYNPQKPGRPSHAYHTYWIATLRLCLDVEVHPGDQSAAGHGFAGLWALIDRLPAERRPHLLRGDCAYGQEALLSEAEARKLNYLFKLRRTAKARELVAALERTTTTAWTDAGQGWQGCESCLRLQGWNRARRVVVLRRRLNDQRHPRARRRLVREQADHALLLNIPDAAACEPIIYEHQILVTSLPYEILTLATLYRERGGAENPFDELKNQWSWSGFTSQELNSCQHAARLAALVYNWWTLYHRLLQPGQHHEAVSTRPRLLCGATRQSEHSGQRRLDVRLSHAEAPRLSELITKLARWLHGILHNAEQWSVAQRWGQIVARILQENFPVLGPEPPLATAPS is encoded by the coding sequence ATGCCGCCGTTTTTACCGCCGGAAAAAGCTCACCCCGAGGGTGAGTCAGAAAACCCTGATCACAAGGCAACGCCAAGCGATGCCGCCGAGGTGTTGATTGTGGATACACCCGGAGGACGTTTTCGTGCGCAGTTCGCCCCAGAGTTGCCGGTGAGCCCCTTGGGGGCACTGGTGTTTTTCACGCAGTACTTGTGTGCGACAGGAGGCTTCGAGGCACTGGTTGCGGACACGCCGCTTTGTTACAGCAGCAACCGCGCACACCGCCCTCGCGACGTGATTGGAACCCTGCTTTTGGGGATGCTCTCCGGGCACTATCGCTACGCGCACCTCGCGGCCCTGCGCGGCGACGACATTGCCCCGAGCCTGCTCGGACTTAAGTCGATTGTCAGCGAGGATTGTGTGCGCCGGGCGCTGGCTCGCATCGGTGCCGAGCAGGGGCAGGACTGGTTGCGGCGTCACCTCGACCAAACCTGTCATGGGTTTTTGGATAACCAGTGGATCCTCGACATCGATGTCACCATCAAGCCCATCTATGGACGTCAGGAAGGTGCCAGCATCGGCTATAACCCGCAAAAGCCCGGACGCCCCAGCCACGCCTACCACACCTACTGGATCGCCACCTTGCGCCTGTGTCTGGACGTGGAGGTGCACCCCGGCGATCAATCCGCCGCCGGACATGGTTTTGCGGGGCTGTGGGCGCTCATCGACCGACTGCCAGCCGAGCGCCGGCCCCATCTTTTGCGCGGTGACTGCGCCTATGGCCAGGAGGCGCTGCTCAGTGAAGCTGAAGCGCGTAAACTCAACTATTTGTTCAAACTGCGCCGCACCGCCAAGGCCCGCGAGCTGGTGGCCGCGCTTGAACGCACCACCACCACCGCTTGGACCGACGCCGGACAAGGCTGGCAGGGCTGCGAAAGCTGCCTGCGCCTGCAAGGCTGGAACCGGGCCCGACGTGTGGTGGTCTTGCGCCGTCGCCTCAACGACCAACGCCACCCCCGGGCCCGCCGCCGCCTCGTGCGCGAGCAAGCCGACCACGCTTTGCTGCTGAACATCCCCGACGCGGCCGCCTGCGAGCCGATCATCTACGAACATCAGATCCTCGTTACGAGCCTGCCCTACGAGATCCTTACCCTTGCCACCCTGTATCGGGAACGTGGGGGCGCGGAAAACCCCTTCGACGAGCTCAAGAACCAGTGGAGCTGGTCGGGGTTTACCTCCCAGGAGCTAAACTCCTGTCAGCACGCCGCGCGTTTGGCCGCACTGGTTTACAACTGGTGGACGCTCTATCACCGCCTGCTTCAACCCGGTCAGCACCACGAGGCGGTGAGTACACGTCCCCGTCTGCTCTGCGGAGCGACCCGGCAGAGCGAACACTCCGGTCAACGCCGCCTGGACGTGCGCTTGAGCCATGCCGAGGCACCTCGCCTGAGTGAACTCATCACAAAGCTGGCCAGATGGTTACATGGTATCCTTCATAATGCGGAGCAATGGAGTGTCGCCCAGCGCTGGGGGCAAATCGTAGCGAGGATTTTACAGGAAAACTTCCCTGTACTCGGCCCTGAACCGCCTTTGGCCACCGCCCCAAGCTGA
- a CDS encoding ABC transporter substrate-binding protein, whose translation MNLRLLKIAVFTAVLSALRLPAAECAADSHEMLKGAVNEVLAIAYDGAAATTPLSLRVRPVLEKYFNFEVITRKAVGPGWQQFTPEQQASAVTLFTEVVIRNYADRFEAGARPGITYSAEVVPDPKRPTVRDVPTTIDYAGKKYSVVYRLEKGAECWRIVDVKIEGVSMIANWRAQLNPLFQHGGAPEVLASLKQNLSNSAAK comes from the coding sequence ATGAACCTGCGCCTGCTCAAAATCGCCGTTTTTACGGCCGTATTGTCCGCCCTGCGTTTGCCCGCCGCCGAGTGCGCTGCGGACAGCCATGAGATGCTGAAGGGGGCGGTTAACGAAGTCCTTGCCATTGCCTATGATGGCGCGGCTGCGACCACGCCGCTTTCACTGCGGGTGCGGCCGGTGCTGGAGAAGTATTTCAACTTTGAGGTCATCACCCGCAAAGCGGTCGGGCCCGGCTGGCAGCAGTTCACCCCCGAGCAGCAGGCCAGCGCGGTCACGCTGTTCACCGAGGTGGTGATCCGCAATTACGCCGACCGCTTCGAGGCCGGCGCGCGCCCTGGGATTACCTATTCGGCTGAAGTGGTGCCGGATCCGAAGCGGCCCACCGTGCGCGACGTGCCCACCACCATTGATTACGCCGGCAAGAAATACAGCGTCGTTTACCGCTTGGAAAAAGGGGCCGAATGCTGGCGCATCGTCGACGTGAAGATCGAGGGCGTGAGCATGATTGCCAACTGGCGAGCTCAGTTAAATCCTCTGTTCCAGCACGGCGGCGCCCCCGAGGTGCTCGCTTCCCTGAAACAAAATCTGTCCAACTCCGCCGCCAAATGA
- a CDS encoding RsmD family RNA methyltransferase, translated as MRISGGAARGVTLQVPKGDLTRPATDGMRQAVFSSLAARLPEARFVDLFAGSGAYGLEAFSRGAVGGVFVEKNPKAAECIRKNIVAVAKSAGRPEAGLSLRAADVLTWAPAAGEAPDLVFIDPPYELIAEVGLVLFARMAGWWPVEADPVVVFEMPGEVTLEPPGWTCVKRLGKGARQPTTAFFRRVGG; from the coding sequence GTGCGTATCAGTGGCGGAGCGGCGCGCGGTGTTACCTTGCAGGTCCCTAAAGGCGACCTGACGCGTCCGGCCACCGATGGGATGAGGCAGGCGGTGTTTTCCAGTTTGGCGGCGCGGCTGCCTGAGGCGCGTTTTGTGGACCTGTTTGCCGGCAGCGGCGCTTACGGGTTGGAGGCGTTCAGTCGCGGGGCGGTGGGCGGTGTGTTTGTGGAGAAAAACCCTAAGGCCGCCGAGTGCATCCGCAAAAATATCGTGGCGGTCGCGAAAAGCGCGGGGCGGCCGGAAGCGGGCTTAAGCCTGCGCGCGGCGGACGTGTTGACGTGGGCGCCGGCGGCGGGCGAGGCGCCAGATCTGGTGTTTATTGACCCACCTTACGAACTGATCGCGGAGGTGGGTCTGGTGCTGTTTGCGCGCATGGCCGGGTGGTGGCCGGTGGAGGCAGACCCGGTGGTGGTGTTTGAGATGCCGGGCGAAGTCACCCTGGAGCCGCCGGGCTGGACGTGTGTGAAGCGCCTGGGCAAAGGCGCGCGCCAGCCGACCACGGCGTTTTTCCGCCGTGTAGGCGGTTAA
- the rpsT gene encoding 30S ribosomal protein S20 — MANTKSAIKAARKSERLTIRNKAVKTRLKTLHKKLEKAAAGTDQAVAKVAAAEYVSAMDKATKSGVVHKNAAARAKSHTAKIVFAK, encoded by the coding sequence ATGGCCAACACGAAATCCGCTATCAAAGCCGCCCGTAAATCCGAGCGCCTCACCATCCGCAACAAGGCCGTTAAAACCCGCCTGAAGACCCTCCACAAGAAGTTGGAGAAGGCTGCCGCCGGTACCGACCAGGCTGTCGCCAAGGTCGCCGCCGCCGAGTACGTCTCCGCGATGGACAAGGCCACCAAGTCCGGCGTTGTTCACAAGAACGCCGCCGCCCGCGCCAAGTCCCACACCGCAAAGATCGTTTTCGCCAAGTAA
- the mlaD gene encoding outer membrane lipid asymmetry maintenance protein MlaD, whose protein sequence is MKQSRLELIVGAFVLLGLTAVAYVALRIGAGALVGGDTYELQARFTNSGGLNPGSNVIIAGVTIGRIKAIELNPKDFSAVVTFNVRKAIKLPVDSIASIKTTGLIGDKFLSLAPGGDSEFLAPGSLITDTESTVDLESLISRFAFGSTTSKPKPAETK, encoded by the coding sequence ATGAAACAGTCCAGACTGGAACTGATTGTAGGAGCGTTCGTGTTACTCGGCCTCACGGCTGTCGCCTACGTGGCTTTGCGCATCGGCGCGGGCGCGTTGGTCGGTGGCGACACCTACGAGCTGCAGGCGCGATTCACCAACTCCGGCGGGCTCAACCCCGGCAGCAATGTCATCATCGCGGGCGTGACCATCGGGCGAATTAAGGCAATCGAGCTTAACCCGAAGGACTTTAGTGCCGTAGTTACCTTCAACGTGCGCAAGGCCATCAAACTTCCCGTCGATTCCATCGCCTCGATCAAGACCACGGGGTTGATCGGCGACAAATTCCTGTCGCTCGCCCCGGGTGGCGACAGCGAGTTTCTCGCTCCCGGCAGCCTGATCACCGACACCGAATCCACCGTGGATTTGGAGTCGCTCATCAGCCGCTTCGCCTTTGGCAGCACCACCTCTAAACCTAAGCCCGCCGAAACCAAATGA
- the rdgB gene encoding RdgB/HAM1 family non-canonical purine NTP pyrophosphatase, with protein sequence MNLYLASGNAHKVAEMNALARASGLPVTIVSAKAVGGMPPVVEDTGTFVGNARKKARALPAVLPPGSWVLADDSGLCVDALGGAPGVESAYYAGPAGDGAANLSKLVDVMAAVPREKRGAQFVCVLLVIGPDGTEAVFEGRCEGVLGEVPQGGTGFGYDPLFLPDGYSESFAQLGDAVKNELSHRGRAWTELVAWMRACLVATLD encoded by the coding sequence ATGAATCTCTATCTCGCCTCGGGTAACGCGCACAAGGTTGCCGAGATGAACGCTCTTGCTCGAGCCAGCGGCCTGCCAGTAACCATAGTCTCAGCCAAGGCCGTCGGCGGCATGCCGCCGGTGGTCGAAGACACCGGCACGTTTGTCGGCAACGCCCGCAAAAAAGCCCGCGCCCTGCCCGCGGTCCTGCCGCCCGGCTCCTGGGTTTTGGCCGACGACAGCGGCCTGTGCGTTGATGCGCTCGGCGGAGCGCCGGGGGTGGAATCGGCGTATTATGCCGGTCCCGCCGGTGATGGGGCGGCTAATTTGAGTAAACTGGTCGACGTGATGGCGGCCGTGCCGCGGGAGAAACGCGGGGCGCAGTTTGTCTGTGTGCTGCTGGTGATCGGCCCTGACGGCACCGAGGCGGTGTTTGAAGGGCGATGCGAGGGCGTTTTGGGCGAAGTACCCCAGGGCGGAACAGGCTTTGGCTATGATCCGCTGTTTTTACCGGACGGTTACAGCGAGAGTTTTGCCCAGTTGGGGGATGCGGTTAAAAACGAGTTAAGTCACCGAGGGCGGGCCTGGACTGAGCTGGTTGCGTGGATGCGGGCTTGTTTAGTCGCGACCCTGGACTGA
- a CDS encoding ATP-binding cassette domain-containing protein, producing MSAPIPVPASGSELFLDIRGVTKNFGENTVLAGVDLAVPRGTVVTVLGKSGTGKSVFLKCLAGIVRPDEGEIRFDGQALNAANALARAEFRRRCSYLFQGNALLDSLTVLENVALPLEQTTQIPNREIRRRAMEALHQLDLTKHRSRYPSQLSGGMQKRLALARAIVTRPELVLFDEPTAGLDPIRRNHVFEMIVKYQRQFGFTAVLVTHDLPEALVASDQVALLDGGRMQFQGTPEAFNRSENPMVRAFRDSADTLRDTLAALRRGETITSEDDL from the coding sequence GTGAGTGCCCCCATTCCAGTTCCAGCCTCCGGTTCCGAGCTCTTCCTCGACATCCGCGGCGTGACCAAAAATTTCGGCGAAAACACCGTGTTGGCGGGCGTCGATCTCGCCGTGCCGCGCGGCACGGTGGTCACCGTTTTGGGCAAGAGCGGCACCGGCAAGTCGGTTTTCCTAAAGTGTCTGGCCGGCATTGTGCGCCCCGACGAAGGCGAGATCCGCTTCGACGGCCAGGCGCTCAACGCCGCCAACGCCCTTGCACGCGCCGAGTTTCGCCGCCGCTGCAGTTACCTCTTTCAAGGCAACGCGCTGCTCGATTCGCTCACCGTGCTGGAAAACGTCGCCCTTCCGCTCGAACAGACCACCCAGATACCCAACCGCGAAATCCGCCGCCGCGCGATGGAGGCCTTGCACCAGCTCGATCTGACCAAGCATCGCTCCCGCTACCCCAGCCAGCTTTCCGGCGGCATGCAGAAACGTCTGGCGTTGGCGCGGGCCATCGTGACTCGGCCGGAATTGGTGCTCTTTGACGAACCGACCGCCGGACTCGACCCGATCCGCCGCAACCACGTGTTTGAGATGATCGTTAAATACCAGCGCCAGTTCGGGTTCACCGCCGTGCTGGTGACGCACGATCTGCCCGAGGCGCTGGTGGCGAGCGACCAGGTGGCGCTGCTCGACGGCGGGCGTATGCAATTTCAGGGCACCCCGGAAGCCTTTAACCGTTCAGAAAACCCCATGGTTCGCGCCTTTCGTGACAGCGCGGACACCCTGCGGGACACGCTCGCGGCGCTGCGCCGTGGCGAAACCATTACCTCGGAAGACGATTTATGA
- a CDS encoding type II secretion system protein, which translates to MPSPRRSHWNGHPIRAFTLVEVLAASFVMILAIGSSVIALQSGLRSIDNGRRLTLAAQVMQSQTESIRLMSWTNVQALASTATTVNIDSVFAADTSYAKDFTMTMQSVPVSGREDTMREITLVVNWTGAFGSRHTRTFVTRYCKDGLYDYYYTLAGS; encoded by the coding sequence ATGCCCAGCCCCCGTCGCTCCCACTGGAACGGTCATCCCATCCGCGCCTTTACCCTGGTGGAGGTTTTGGCCGCCTCCTTCGTAATGATTCTGGCCATCGGCAGCTCCGTCATCGCGCTGCAATCCGGCCTGCGCAGCATCGACAACGGCCGCCGATTGACCCTCGCCGCCCAGGTCATGCAAAGCCAGACCGAGAGCATCCGCTTGATGAGCTGGACCAATGTCCAGGCCCTCGCCTCCACCGCCACCACCGTGAACATCGACAGCGTGTTCGCCGCCGACACTAGCTACGCCAAGGACTTCACCATGACCATGCAAAGCGTGCCGGTTTCCGGGCGCGAAGACACCATGCGCGAAATCACGTTGGTGGTTAACTGGACCGGAGCCTTTGGCAGCCGCCACACCCGCACCTTCGTCACCCGCTACTGCAAAGATGGCCTTTATGATTACTACTACACCCTCGCCGGCTCATAA
- a CDS encoding VacJ family lipoprotein: MNPRIPLLLTFSLFVAATAPLARAQKTPAAPDPAVVEEMDEYASVPISDPFERVNRAIFKFNDGLYTYALRPISKGYVAVVPAAGREGLENFFSNLLFPVRVVNCTLQGKFSRAGLETGKFAVNTVAGLGGFIRISNEVPALASLPREDTGQTLGVWHIGQGPYLVLPLFGPGTVRDTVGMVGDHFLNPLNWDIQQNVEWYNWEVKTGVDVVNGVQRLPGTLKTYDAVRKDALDPYIAVRSSYVQYREAAVKQ, translated from the coding sequence ATGAACCCCCGAATCCCGCTCCTGCTGACCTTTTCGCTGTTCGTCGCCGCCACCGCCCCGCTCGCACGCGCTCAGAAAACCCCAGCCGCGCCGGATCCGGCGGTGGTCGAGGAGATGGACGAGTATGCGAGCGTGCCGATCTCCGATCCGTTTGAACGCGTGAATCGGGCGATTTTCAAGTTCAACGACGGGCTCTATACCTACGCACTGCGCCCCATTTCCAAAGGCTACGTGGCGGTGGTGCCGGCGGCGGGGCGCGAAGGGCTTGAGAACTTTTTCAGCAACCTGTTGTTTCCCGTGCGCGTGGTGAACTGCACGCTGCAGGGCAAGTTCAGCCGTGCCGGGCTGGAGACCGGGAAATTCGCGGTCAACACGGTGGCCGGCCTGGGCGGGTTCATTCGTATTTCGAACGAAGTGCCGGCGCTCGCCTCGCTTCCCCGTGAAGACACCGGTCAAACCCTCGGCGTGTGGCACATCGGCCAAGGCCCGTATTTGGTGCTGCCGCTGTTCGGTCCTGGCACGGTGCGCGACACCGTGGGCATGGTTGGGGACCATTTCCTTAATCCGCTCAACTGGGACATCCAGCAGAACGTCGAGTGGTACAACTGGGAGGTTAAAACCGGCGTGGACGTGGTCAACGGGGTCCAACGCCTACCTGGCACGCTCAAGACCTACGACGCCGTGCGCAAAGACGCTCTCGATCCCTACATCGCCGTGCGCAGCTCCTACGTTCAGTACCGCGAAGCTGCGGTTAAACAGTAG
- a CDS encoding ABC transporter permease: protein MLRTLGQHTLHLVEEIGDFAVFTTRGFTAAVGSRKLGRRIVRAIYEQGVRCVPVIVIVGVFTGLVLGLQGYYVLNKFGSEGLLGTLVSLTLVRELAPVLAALMLVGQAGSALAAELGIQRNSEQIDALETMGASTHAYLISPRLLAALVVYPIQTAIFCLVGLLGGYLSGSVLLNLQPGVYWAAVYKAVDPQDVAECFIKAVVFGLLTISICAYNGFNAHRRRGSTGARAVSASTTRAVVFSSIVVLAADYLITSLLVKHS from the coding sequence ATGCTGCGCACGCTCGGCCAACACACTCTTCATCTCGTCGAAGAAATCGGCGACTTTGCCGTGTTCACGACCCGCGGTTTCACGGCCGCCGTCGGCTCGCGCAAGCTGGGGCGCCGGATCGTGCGGGCCATTTACGAGCAGGGTGTTCGTTGCGTGCCGGTGATCGTGATCGTGGGTGTTTTTACCGGTCTGGTCCTCGGTTTGCAGGGTTACTACGTGCTCAACAAGTTCGGCTCCGAGGGGCTGTTGGGCACGCTGGTTTCACTCACTTTGGTGCGCGAACTCGCCCCGGTTCTCGCCGCACTCATGCTGGTTGGCCAAGCCGGCTCGGCCCTCGCCGCCGAACTCGGCATCCAGCGTAACAGCGAGCAGATCGACGCGTTGGAGACGATGGGCGCCAGCACCCACGCCTACTTGATTTCACCGCGCCTGCTCGCCGCCCTCGTGGTGTATCCGATTCAGACCGCCATTTTCTGCCTGGTCGGTTTGTTGGGCGGCTACCTGTCCGGCTCCGTGCTGTTGAACCTCCAGCCAGGCGTGTATTGGGCGGCGGTTTACAAGGCCGTGGATCCGCAGGATGTGGCCGAGTGTTTCATCAAGGCCGTGGTTTTCGGTCTGCTCACCATCTCGATCTGCGCCTACAACGGCTTCAACGCCCACCGTCGCCGCGGCTCGACCGGCGCGCGCGCCGTGAGCGCCTCGACAACACGCGCCGTGGTGTTCTCCAGCATCGTCGTGCTGGCCGCCGATTACCTCATCACTTCGTTGCTGGTTAAACACTCGTGA
- a CDS encoding NPCBM/NEW2 domain-containing protein: protein MGQALKYLTGDWLARVHTSIGFFQNLAGGGVNLDTSTSYRYLVDLFLGLRTVLTSPEDYALHTLYSWFGTFNETPLQVNHYPYFGPYMWMPLVSLPIVLFSRGPGRAIGCYILGIILWIQFGSMSWQQYLPYHKEPRYFTIISVPVAVLVALACSRIFRAGVARHYKIVAAGVLGAMSIVLVQVAITNHLTYNSDRDYMPRLVAWLDKNPTVRLWTRASIQNELDLRFGYRFSDPVHRHPGQTGYGSIMDAAFGNKAQEGDYVLVDIGSINPASEIPALGSRSLKWEVIMAGKYSSAVLLRIQPIKPDDDGAYYLSDKMPITEKHSFANVRRDASFDTSPIVINGRRYRSGLGVHAVSELGYPVDPRYTVFTAAIGVEDSASNSPGSVVFTVYADNTVKYRSPVMRWGSPTINLELDLSGAEHIKLVMDDAGDGIAADHGAWAEAKMSPPKSKPP from the coding sequence TTGGGACAGGCTCTAAAGTATCTGACGGGCGATTGGCTGGCCCGCGTTCATACTTCCATTGGGTTTTTCCAGAATCTTGCCGGCGGCGGGGTGAATTTAGACACGTCTACAAGTTATCGCTACCTCGTGGATTTATTTCTTGGGCTGCGCACCGTGCTCACCTCGCCCGAAGACTACGCTCTGCACACGCTTTATTCTTGGTTTGGAACTTTTAATGAAACGCCTTTGCAGGTGAATCATTATCCCTATTTTGGCCCCTACATGTGGATGCCTTTGGTGTCGCTGCCGATCGTTTTATTCAGTCGGGGGCCCGGTCGGGCCATTGGCTGTTATATTCTAGGGATTATACTCTGGATTCAATTTGGCAGCATGAGTTGGCAGCAGTACCTCCCCTATCATAAAGAACCGCGTTATTTTACGATTATCAGTGTTCCAGTGGCTGTGCTGGTGGCGCTTGCCTGTTCTCGAATTTTTCGCGCTGGGGTAGCGCGCCACTATAAAATCGTGGCCGCCGGTGTGCTCGGTGCCATGAGTATCGTTTTGGTGCAGGTGGCGATAACCAATCACCTTACCTATAACAGCGATCGGGATTATATGCCTAGGCTGGTCGCGTGGCTGGATAAAAATCCGACGGTTCGCCTGTGGACTCGTGCCTCCATCCAGAATGAATTGGACCTGCGGTTTGGTTATCGGTTTTCCGACCCGGTTCACCGTCACCCCGGCCAAACCGGTTACGGTTCAATAATGGATGCGGCCTTTGGGAATAAGGCGCAGGAGGGCGATTATGTGCTGGTGGATATCGGCAGTATCAATCCGGCATCAGAAATCCCCGCGCTCGGGAGCAGGAGTTTGAAGTGGGAGGTGATCATGGCGGGAAAATACTCGTCTGCGGTTTTGCTCCGGATCCAGCCGATCAAGCCGGACGATGACGGGGCTTATTATTTAAGTGATAAAATGCCTATTACGGAAAAGCACTCGTTTGCCAATGTACGCAGGGACGCCTCCTTTGATACCTCGCCCATTGTAATCAATGGAAGGCGTTACCGGAGTGGCTTGGGTGTTCATGCGGTTTCGGAACTCGGTTATCCGGTCGATCCGCGTTATACCGTGTTCACCGCAGCGATCGGAGTTGAGGATTCCGCTTCAAATAGTCCTGGAAGCGTGGTTTTCACGGTTTATGCGGATAATACAGTGAAATACCGCTCGCCCGTTATGCGCTGGGGTTCGCCGACGATAAATCTGGAATTAGATCTGTCCGGGGCGGAGCACATTAAACTCGTGATGGATGACGCCGGCGACGGCATTGCCGCTGATCATGGCGCCTGGGCGGAGGCGAAAATGTCCCCGCCTAAATCCAAACCCCCATAA